In one Nicotiana tomentosiformis chromosome 6, ASM39032v3, whole genome shotgun sequence genomic region, the following are encoded:
- the LOC138893539 gene encoding uncharacterized protein, protein MQGEINGLKTLILKDNPSAYCIHCFAHQLQLTLVAVAKKHCDVDQFFDIVANVLNIVGSSFKRRNMLREDHAKKLEELQVLGEVHTGSGLNQELGLQRPGDTRWGSHFKTVRNFIALFSSIINVLEFLASEGANYLERSVAKSLVNDIRSFEFVHMMHLMLKLLAITNDLNIALQRKDQDIVNAIKLVGFAKRQLQVMRESKWESLIDDASSFCSKHDIVIPEMDKNYHLGKSKRRSSSVTYSHHLRVEVLNTIIDLQLSELNSHFDAVNINLLLGMASLSPDNSFANYDKDRIMKLATLYPHEFSASKLEDLSYELDNYILFMKEDNDFSNLKGLGDLSETLFETDLYKTWRLVFLLVKLSLILHVATATVERAFSSMKYIKNDLRSRIGDEFLNDCLVCYIEDEVFESVPNDAIIDCFQNMITRRVQL, encoded by the coding sequence ATGCAAGGAGAAATCAATGGTCTTAAAACTTTAATTCTGAAAGATAATCCTTCGGCATATTGTATACATTGCTTTGCCCATCAATTGCAATTGACTCTTGTAGCCGTTGCAAAAAAACATTGTGATGTAGATCAATTTTTTGATATTGTTGCTAATGTCTTGAATATTGTTGGAAGTTCTTTTAAGCGTAGGAATATGCTACGAGAGGATCATGCAAAAAAACTAGAGGAGCTACAAGTGCTTGGTGAAGTTCATACAGGAAGTGGACTAAATCAAGAACTTGGACTCCAAAGGCCAGGTGATACCCGATGGGGTTCTCATTTTAAGACAGTGCGTAACTTTATTGCATTATTCTCGTCAATCATTAATGTACTTGAGTTTCTTGCAAGTGAGGGTGCAAATTATCTTGAGAGATCAGTGGCAAAAAGTCTAGTGAATGACATAAGATCTTTTGAGTTTGTGCATATGATGCATTTGATGTTAAAATTATTAGCAATCACGAATGATTTGAATATAGCTTTGCAAAGAAAAGATCAGGATATTGTAAATGCTATAAAGCTTGTTGGTTTCGCCAAGAGGCAATTGCAAGTGATGAGAGAATCTAAATGGGAATCTTTGATAGATGACGCCTCTTCATTTTGTTCCAAGCATGATATTGTGATCCCTGAAATGGATAAGAACTATCATCTTGGAAAGTCAAAGCGTAGGAGTTCAAGTGTTACATATTCTCATCATTTGCGTGTCGAAGTTTTAAATACTATTATTGATTTGCAACTTTCGGAGCTTAACAGTCATTTTGATGCAGTGAATATTAATCTACTTCTTGGTATGGCTAGTTTGAGTCCGGATAATTCTTTTGCAAATTATGATAAAGACAGAATTATGAAACTTGCTACACTTTATCCTCATGAGTTTAGTGCTTCAAAGCTTGAAGATCTCAGTTACGAGCTTGACAACTATATTCTCTTTATGAAAGAAGACAATGATTTCTCTAACTTGAAAGGACTTGGAGATCTTTCAGAAACATTATTTGAAACAGATTTGTACAAGACTTGGAGACTTGTGTTTTTACTTGTGAAGTTAAGTCTGATATTGCATGTCGCTACTGCAACAGTAGAAAGAGCTTTTTCTTCAATGAAGTACATCAAAAATGACTTGCGTAGCAGAATTGGTGATGAATTTTTGAATGACTGTTTAGTTTGTTATATAGAAGATGAAGTATTTGAAAGTGTACCTAATGATGCGATTATTGATTGTTTTCAAAACATGATAACCCGTCGGGTACAATTGTAA